From Halobacillus sp. Marseille-Q1614, the proteins below share one genomic window:
- a CDS encoding helix-turn-helix domain-containing protein — protein sequence MEQNREIMTIAQVAEYLQISEMTTYKLVQNGRIPGFKIGSHWRVKKEDLSVLISKLEHGEEL from the coding sequence ATGGAGCAGAACCGTGAAATCATGACAATAGCCCAGGTAGCCGAGTATTTGCAAATTAGTGAAATGACCACATATAAACTCGTCCAAAATGGAAGAATTCCAGGCTTTAAGATTGGCAGCCATTGGAGGGTTAAAAAAGAGGATTTAAGTGTTCTTATTTCTAAATTAGAACATGGAGAAGAACTGTAA
- a CDS encoding helix-turn-helix domain-containing protein, whose protein sequence is MEREIMTVSQVADYLQLSEMTTYKLVQKGTIPAFKIGSHWRVKKDDLNECIERLKQGERL, encoded by the coding sequence ATGGAACGCGAAATTATGACAGTTTCACAGGTGGCAGACTATTTGCAGCTTAGTGAGATGACAACTTATAAATTAGTTCAAAAAGGCACAATCCCAGCTTTCAAAATTGGAAGTCACTGGCGCGTTAAGAAAGATGACTTAAACGAATGTATTGAACGATTGAAACAAGGCGAACGTCTATAA
- a CDS encoding SulP family inorganic anion transporter gives MFTTSLKEQWFGNVKGDILAGIVVALALIPEAIAFSIIAGVDPMVGLYASFCIAVVIAFVGGRPGMISAATGAMALVMITLVAEHGLEYMLAATILTGVLQILFGVFKLARFMKFIPRSVMVGFVNALAILIFTSQLQHFVDETWIIYVLVGITLAIIYLFPLVNKTIPSPLVAIIAVSFIAIYMNAGVRNVGDMGELTQSLPIFALPNIPINLETLMIILPYSLALTIVGLLESLLTASIVDDMTDTESNKNQESRGQGMANIVAGFFGGMAGCAMIGQSVINVKSGGRGRLSALVAGVFLMFLIIALGNVVVQIPMAALAGVMIMVSIGTFDWSSLTNIHRVPKTDAAVMIVTVATVVYTHNLAYGVLAGVVLSMIFFAVKISKVRVLQLYVNEGRKKIYYVQGQLFFASVTDFLASINFKDNVEEVEIDLTQSHLWDDSAIGALDSLEAKFEQQGIQVRFKGLNGESSRLLNKLGGVSKSAGH, from the coding sequence ATGTTTACAACAAGCTTAAAAGAACAATGGTTTGGTAATGTGAAGGGAGATATCCTGGCAGGCATAGTCGTAGCACTGGCACTCATCCCTGAAGCAATTGCTTTCTCTATTATTGCTGGTGTGGACCCTATGGTAGGATTGTATGCTTCCTTCTGTATTGCTGTGGTAATTGCTTTTGTCGGCGGGCGTCCGGGCATGATCTCCGCTGCTACTGGAGCCATGGCTCTAGTCATGATTACACTTGTAGCTGAGCACGGACTTGAATATATGCTCGCCGCTACAATCCTGACGGGTGTCCTGCAAATTTTATTTGGAGTGTTTAAGCTTGCCCGTTTTATGAAATTCATTCCAAGATCCGTAATGGTCGGCTTTGTAAATGCACTGGCGATTTTAATCTTCACTTCACAGCTTCAGCACTTTGTAGATGAAACATGGATTATCTATGTATTAGTAGGAATAACATTAGCTATCATTTATTTATTTCCATTAGTAAATAAGACGATCCCATCGCCTTTAGTTGCCATTATCGCAGTTTCGTTTATAGCGATATATATGAACGCTGGTGTTCGAAATGTAGGAGATATGGGTGAGCTTACTCAATCGCTTCCTATCTTTGCACTTCCTAATATTCCAATAAACTTGGAAACATTAATGATCATATTACCCTACTCCCTGGCACTTACGATTGTTGGTTTACTTGAGTCATTGTTAACAGCATCTATCGTTGATGATATGACCGATACAGAGAGTAATAAAAATCAGGAAAGCCGCGGACAGGGTATGGCGAACATCGTCGCCGGTTTCTTCGGCGGGATGGCCGGCTGTGCGATGATCGGCCAATCGGTTATTAACGTGAAGTCCGGCGGCCGCGGGCGTTTATCCGCACTTGTCGCAGGTGTATTTCTCATGTTCTTAATTATTGCCCTGGGAAACGTAGTAGTACAAATTCCTATGGCTGCATTAGCAGGTGTCATGATTATGGTTTCCATTGGGACATTTGACTGGAGTTCTTTAACGAACATTCATCGTGTTCCAAAAACAGACGCTGCCGTTATGATTGTAACGGTTGCCACCGTGGTTTATACCCACAACCTGGCATATGGCGTTCTGGCAGGCGTGGTACTGAGCATGATCTTCTTTGCCGTAAAAATCTCTAAAGTACGTGTACTGCAGCTGTATGTGAATGAAGGCAGAAAGAAAATTTATTATGTACAAGGCCAATTATTCTTTGCCTCAGTTACAGACTTTTTAGCTTCTATCAATTTTAAAGATAATGTAGAAGAAGTCGAAATCGATCTCACCCAGTCTCATTTATGGGATGATTCAGCTATTGGAGCCTTAGACAGCTTAGAAGCTAAATTTGAACAGCAAGGAATTCAAGTGAGGTTTAAAGGGTTAAACGGAGAAAGCTCCCGCCTCTTAAACAAACTAGGCGGGGTTTCTAAAAGTGCGGGCCACTAA
- a CDS encoding universal stress protein, translating to MFTKILLATDGSEHSQRAIEQTIKMVNPYKEQVEIELVYSVDGDGSKSDILKYGDADTATIKRKERFLETIQNIESNGIEANIMILHGEPAETIISYANERAYDCVVVGSRGRNKFQTLMLGSVSHKLMKYIKAPVMVVK from the coding sequence ATGTTTACTAAAATTTTGCTGGCCACTGATGGATCCGAGCATTCTCAGCGCGCCATCGAACAAACCATAAAAATGGTGAATCCTTATAAAGAGCAAGTAGAAATTGAACTCGTCTATTCTGTAGATGGAGATGGTTCGAAAAGTGATATATTAAAGTACGGAGATGCGGATACAGCGACGATTAAAAGAAAAGAAAGATTTCTTGAAACCATTCAAAACATTGAATCTAATGGAATTGAAGCAAATATTATGATTCTGCATGGTGAACCTGCTGAAACAATTATTTCTTACGCGAATGAAAGAGCCTATGATTGTGTTGTCGTCGGAAGCCGCGGCAGAAACAAGTTTCAGACTCTTATGCTCGGCAGTGTCAGCCATAAATTAATGAAATATATTAAAGCACCTGTAATGGTTGTTAAATAA
- a CDS encoding putative holin-like toxin produces the protein MYEVLTIMLTFGTFLIALLALIIEMINKK, from the coding sequence ATGTATGAAGTTCTGACAATCATGTTGACGTTTGGAACGTTTTTGATTGCATTGCTCGCATTGATCATTGAAATGATCAATAAAAAATAG
- a CDS encoding aminotransferase class III-fold pyridoxal phosphate-dependent enzyme, with translation MPNEQFTQKSKKSAELYKEAADVIPGGVTANIKHFPPYPLMMEKGTDSRLYDVDGNEYVDYLLCYGALIAGHGHPDVLDAISRQLKESGTTIFGTPHRLETKMAEKLVDLYPGIEMVRYTNSGLEATLLAIRMAAAYTGKNKIAKFEGHYHGGYDQV, from the coding sequence ATGCCAAATGAACAATTTACTCAGAAATCGAAAAAGTCGGCTGAGTTATACAAAGAAGCTGCTGACGTCATTCCCGGTGGAGTAACAGCCAATATTAAACACTTCCCGCCTTATCCACTTATGATGGAGAAGGGCACAGACAGTCGTTTATATGATGTAGACGGTAATGAGTATGTCGACTATCTGCTATGTTATGGAGCATTAATTGCAGGACATGGGCACCCCGATGTACTAGATGCAATTTCCAGACAGTTAAAAGAATCAGGCACAACTATCTTTGGCACCCCCCATCGATTAGAGACCAAAATGGCTGAAAAGCTTGTTGATTTGTACCCTGGTATTGAAATGGTCCGTTACACAAATTCCGGTTTAGAAGCAACGCTGCTGGCTATCCGAATGGCCGCCGCTTACACAGGAAAAAATAAAATTGCCAAGTTTGAAGGTCACTATCACGGAGGTTATGATCAAGTCTAG
- a CDS encoding aspartate aminotransferase family protein, whose protein sequence is MSINPPLDQAGSREAPNAISESSGMPEEIAANTVILPFNDLPAAEKLLREHADELSAIVLEPVQGGFIPADQDFMEGLRTISEELGILLIFDEVKSGFRLGLGGAQEIYGVKPDITALGKVLGGGFPIGAVGGKKEIMMVSAPDQGRDILTAGKTDASKQDVLFHSGTYNGHPTILTAGLATIRLLEQEETMEDLITITRKLREDLEQLYESFNIPMQTLGMGSIFNIVLSDDPIKNYRDMDQADTDLRKKIDYELLNQGVYIKPLNRYSLSIVHTEEDINQTVAAHREALKKVLNHSLRS, encoded by the coding sequence GTGAGCATCAATCCACCGTTAGACCAAGCCGGCAGCCGTGAAGCTCCGAATGCAATAAGCGAATCTAGCGGAATGCCGGAAGAAATCGCAGCGAACACAGTGATCCTTCCATTTAATGATTTACCAGCTGCTGAAAAATTATTGAGGGAACATGCAGATGAATTGTCGGCCATAGTATTAGAACCTGTCCAGGGCGGGTTCATTCCCGCTGACCAGGATTTCATGGAAGGCTTACGTACGATTTCAGAAGAACTGGGAATTCTGCTTATTTTCGATGAAGTCAAATCAGGCTTTAGATTAGGTCTTGGCGGAGCTCAAGAGATATACGGCGTTAAACCAGATATTACAGCATTAGGAAAAGTGCTTGGAGGCGGCTTTCCAATCGGGGCTGTCGGAGGTAAAAAAGAAATTATGATGGTCAGCGCACCCGATCAAGGACGCGATATTTTAACAGCCGGGAAAACTGACGCTTCTAAACAGGACGTTCTATTTCACAGCGGCACTTATAATGGCCACCCTACCATCCTTACCGCAGGGCTTGCGACCATCCGTCTCTTAGAACAAGAGGAAACGATGGAAGATTTAATTACAATAACCCGCAAGCTGAGAGAAGATCTTGAGCAATTATATGAGAGCTTTAATATTCCGATGCAGACCTTAGGAATGGGAAGTATTTTTAATATCGTTCTTTCTGACGATCCCATCAAGAATTATCGTGATATGGACCAGGCCGATACCGATCTGCGTAAAAAAATTGACTATGAGCTGCTAAACCAGGGTGTATATATTAAGCCGTTAAACCGATACTCTCTATCGATCGTTCATACAGAAGAAGACATTAACCAGACGGTTGCTGCCCATAGAGAAGCTTTAAAAAAAGTACTAAACCATAGCTTAAGGAGTTAA
- a CDS encoding MurR/RpiR family transcriptional regulator, whose translation MKDIYQTIAEKRPSMSKSHLKVANYILDNRSTVPFFTVGKLAELTGVSDATVFRFATTLGFSGYNELQQYLQDSMHTQLTAQERMKMSNEIYHTEDEKGVYEIFQDDIANIQSSFEKLDLASFKKSVQLMLDARKIYIVANRSTRSLGLFMHHYLHLIMEDAELIRTADEAAEKFLKASEKDLVIGLSFSRYSKKTIDIFSFAKEKGIKTIAITDNSFSPLLPGTEAALTVSTQMPSFIDSYTAPLSLINALINYIGRAKEEKLTGRLDQLEKTWEKFDTFYK comes from the coding sequence ATGAAAGATATTTACCAGACAATTGCAGAAAAAAGGCCCTCTATGAGTAAATCTCATTTGAAGGTAGCCAATTATATTTTAGATAACCGCTCAACCGTTCCATTCTTTACTGTTGGGAAATTAGCCGAGCTTACCGGGGTGAGTGATGCTACTGTTTTTCGTTTTGCCACAACTCTTGGTTTTTCCGGCTACAATGAGCTTCAGCAATATTTGCAAGACTCTATGCACACACAGTTAACAGCCCAGGAAAGAATGAAAATGTCTAATGAGATCTACCACACGGAAGATGAAAAAGGAGTTTACGAAATCTTTCAGGATGATATCGCAAATATCCAATCATCTTTTGAAAAACTTGATTTAGCTTCCTTTAAAAAGTCTGTACAATTGATGCTTGATGCTCGAAAAATATATATTGTGGCAAACCGCAGCACACGGTCGTTAGGCCTGTTTATGCACCATTACCTTCACCTTATTATGGAGGACGCTGAATTAATCAGAACGGCAGATGAGGCGGCAGAAAAATTTCTTAAGGCTTCAGAGAAAGACTTAGTCATCGGTCTCAGTTTTTCTCGTTATTCGAAAAAGACCATTGATATCTTTTCTTTTGCTAAAGAGAAAGGCATTAAAACGATAGCGATCACGGATAATTCCTTTTCTCCTTTACTTCCTGGAACAGAAGCAGCTCTCACGGTTTCTACTCAAATGCCGTCGTTCATTGATTCTTATACGGCCCCTTTAAGCTTAATTAATGCGTTGATCAATTATATTGGCAGAGCGAAAGAAGAAAAGCTTACCGGTCGATTGGATCAGTTGGAGAAGACATGGGAAAAATTTGATACCTTCTACAAATAG
- a CDS encoding aldose epimerase family protein has protein sequence MSIYEESTNPKLGRSKMNLEVIKLGDGWKHYHLKNEKGMEVSILNYGGIITRLLAPDRHGQLENIVLGYKDLKDYKSDSNFFGALIGRVAGRIEKSSFQWEGKNYLLEANDGANHLHGGSQGFHQVLWNAEPFQTSKSVGLVLSQRFLAEQDGYPGNLTVRITYSLTNDNQLVIDYQAKSDQTTPLTLTNHSYFNLSGRLKRTVHNHVVTMKSERYVELDEQLIPTGKILNAEQSSFDFRRGRKLKEGISSEDKQNLIAGGGYDHYFIFQEAEEEVIVVTEKESGRRLTIHTDQPGVVMYSGNQMSDELELSEGSSKKHLGVCFETQASPASLHHEGFPSVELKADQPYAKQTIFTFDTF, from the coding sequence ATGAGCATATACGAGGAGTCTACTAATCCAAAGCTTGGCCGCAGTAAAATGAATCTTGAAGTAATAAAGTTAGGAGATGGGTGGAAGCATTATCATTTAAAGAACGAGAAGGGCATGGAGGTTTCCATCTTAAATTATGGCGGAATTATTACTCGTCTGCTCGCTCCGGATCGACATGGACAACTCGAGAATATCGTCCTTGGTTATAAGGATTTAAAAGATTATAAGTCCGATTCCAACTTTTTTGGTGCTCTTATTGGAAGAGTAGCCGGCCGAATCGAAAAGTCATCCTTCCAGTGGGAAGGCAAGAATTATCTGCTTGAGGCTAATGACGGTGCGAACCACCTTCATGGAGGCTCCCAAGGATTCCACCAAGTATTGTGGAACGCAGAACCTTTTCAAACTTCAAAAAGTGTCGGGTTAGTCCTCAGCCAGAGGTTCCTTGCAGAGCAGGATGGATATCCTGGTAATTTAACGGTGCGAATTACGTATTCACTGACGAATGACAATCAGTTGGTTATTGATTATCAGGCGAAGAGTGATCAAACGACACCATTGACGCTTACGAACCATTCTTATTTCAATTTAAGCGGTAGATTAAAGCGCACGGTACACAATCATGTCGTTACAATGAAAAGTGAACGATATGTAGAGTTAGACGAGCAGCTGATTCCAACGGGGAAAATCCTGAACGCTGAACAATCGTCATTTGATTTTCGTAGAGGTCGAAAGCTGAAAGAAGGTATTAGCTCTGAAGATAAGCAAAATCTGATAGCCGGCGGAGGCTACGATCACTATTTTATTTTCCAGGAGGCAGAAGAGGAAGTAATCGTTGTAACAGAAAAAGAGAGCGGGCGGCGCCTTACCATCCACACCGATCAGCCTGGTGTCGTGATGTATAGCGGGAATCAAATGAGTGATGAGCTTGAGCTGAGTGAAGGGAGTTCTAAGAAGCACTTAGGCGTCTGCTTTGAGACACAGGCTTCTCCTGCTTCTCTACATCACGAAGGGTTTCCATCTGTAGAATTAAAAGCTGATCAGCCTTATGCCAAGCAGACTATTTTTACTTTTGATACGTTTTAA
- a CDS encoding aldo/keto reductase: MKYNQFGKTDMKISELSFGTWAIGGNWGKTDDQKSLEALEYAMDQGVNFFDTADVYGMGHSEELLAQATKGKEDQVYIATKFCRQGDIEDPANYSEEAVTEYVERSLKRLNRDQIDLYQIHCPPFEIMKEGSVFEVLEKLKDRGKIRYYGVSVETVEEGLFVLNHTNASALQIIFNIFRQKPLEELLPKAQEKQVGILARVPLASGLLTGKFNEDHQFEESDHRHFNRNGDAFNVGETFGGLEFQKGVELSRKLEWIAQDRGNMTRAALKWIMQQEAITSVIPGFKNVGQVEDNLKAIDVPSFTDNELAKLKNFYKGEVHEHIRGVY, translated from the coding sequence GTGAAATACAATCAATTTGGTAAAACGGATATGAAAATTAGTGAGTTGAGCTTTGGGACATGGGCAATTGGAGGAAACTGGGGAAAAACAGATGATCAGAAATCGCTAGAAGCCTTAGAATACGCGATGGATCAGGGTGTTAACTTTTTTGATACGGCTGATGTTTATGGAATGGGGCATAGTGAGGAACTCCTTGCTCAAGCGACCAAAGGAAAAGAAGACCAAGTCTACATAGCGACTAAATTTTGTCGTCAGGGAGACATTGAAGACCCGGCGAATTACTCAGAAGAAGCCGTTACCGAGTATGTAGAGAGAAGCCTCAAGCGGTTAAATCGAGATCAGATTGACTTATATCAAATCCACTGTCCTCCTTTTGAAATCATGAAAGAAGGTTCGGTTTTTGAAGTATTAGAGAAATTAAAAGACCGGGGAAAAATAAGGTATTACGGCGTGAGCGTCGAAACGGTAGAAGAAGGCCTGTTTGTACTTAATCACACAAATGCGAGTGCACTGCAGATTATCTTTAATATTTTCCGCCAAAAGCCCCTGGAGGAGCTGCTTCCTAAAGCTCAGGAAAAACAAGTGGGAATTCTTGCCCGCGTCCCTCTCGCCAGCGGACTGTTAACAGGGAAATTTAATGAAGACCATCAATTTGAAGAGAGTGATCACCGCCATTTTAATCGTAACGGTGATGCTTTTAACGTAGGGGAAACATTCGGAGGACTAGAATTTCAAAAAGGCGTAGAACTAAGCCGGAAACTGGAATGGATCGCTCAGGATAGAGGAAATATGACGAGAGCAGCTTTAAAGTGGATTATGCAGCAGGAAGCAATAACGAGCGTCATCCCGGGCTTTAAGAATGTCGGGCAGGTGGAAGATAACTTAAAAGCCATTGATGTTCCAAGTTTTACAGATAACGAATTAGCAAAATTAAAAAACTTTTATAAGGGTGAAGTTCATGAGCATATACGAGGAGTCTACTAA
- a CDS encoding ROK family protein, translated as MGVPGSVDKQGKILFTPNLGWQNIDFKGIMKEL; from the coding sequence ATCGGCGTTCCAGGATCTGTAGACAAACAGGGGAAAATATTGTTTACACCTAATCTGGGCTGGCAGAATATTGACTTCAAAGGAATAATGAAAGAGCTTTAG
- a CDS encoding L-lactate dehydrogenase — protein MNSPRKEKVNRVVLIGAGLVGSSYAFALINQAVIEELVIIDLDKEKAIGDAMDLNHGKAFSPSSTNTWYGDYNDCLDADIVCICAGANQKPGETRLDLVEKNMKIFKGIVDDVMKSGFDGIFLVATNPVDILTQATQVFSGLPKERVIGSGTTLDTARFRYLLSDYFNVATQNVHAYIIGEHGDTELPVWSNATIGGVPISKYIETKADYHDKDLDHIFENVRDAAYQIIQKKGATHYGIAMSLVRITKAILSNENSILTVSAHLNGEYGAEDVYAGVPTIVNRQGIREVLEMKLSAKEQQQFDHSISTLKATMNPALKQYL, from the coding sequence ATGAATAGTCCAAGAAAAGAAAAAGTTAATCGTGTTGTATTAATTGGTGCAGGTTTAGTTGGAAGCAGCTATGCCTTTGCTTTAATTAACCAGGCTGTAATTGAAGAATTAGTAATTATTGATTTAGATAAAGAAAAAGCGATCGGCGATGCGATGGACCTTAACCATGGGAAGGCCTTTTCCCCTTCCTCAACAAACACTTGGTATGGAGATTATAACGACTGCCTGGATGCAGACATTGTATGTATCTGTGCAGGAGCCAACCAGAAACCTGGGGAAACCAGGCTTGACCTTGTAGAGAAAAACATGAAAATCTTTAAGGGAATCGTAGATGACGTGATGAAGAGTGGATTTGACGGTATTTTCCTGGTGGCTACTAACCCAGTAGATATACTAACCCAAGCCACTCAAGTGTTCAGCGGCCTGCCAAAAGAACGTGTGATTGGCAGCGGTACTACGTTAGATACCGCACGGTTCCGCTATCTGCTAAGTGACTACTTCAACGTCGCTACGCAAAATGTGCATGCCTATATTATTGGCGAGCACGGTGATACCGAGCTTCCAGTCTGGAGCAATGCCACTATCGGCGGTGTCCCAATTTCTAAATATATTGAAACGAAAGCTGATTATCATGATAAGGACCTCGATCATATCTTCGAAAATGTAAGAGATGCGGCCTATCAGATCATTCAGAAAAAAGGAGCGACCCATTACGGGATTGCGATGAGCCTTGTCCGAATTACGAAAGCGATCCTGAGTAATGAAAACAGTATTTTAACCGTAAGTGCTCATCTTAACGGCGAGTATGGAGCCGAGGATGTTTATGCCGGAGTACCAACTATTGTGAACCGCCAAGGTATCCGTGAGGTGCTTGAAATGAAACTGTCCGCTAAAGAACAGCAGCAGTTTGATCACAGCATCAGCACTTTAAAAGCGACGATGAATCCGGCATTAAAACAGTACCTTTAA
- a CDS encoding glycosyltransferase family 4 protein, producing the protein MKILIICTEKLPVPAIRGGAIQTYIDGAVSILKRNHDITILGRSDEALPNDERKDGIRYVRVDGGLLEPYRENVADFLRNSPETYELIHIFNRPRLVGAVRELAPDSKIVLSMHNDMFKPEKIDREEGAEAVRKVDKIITISNYIGDTIKGFFPEAAPKLQTIYSGVDLDRFVPVYSSQAREMRNRLRTEHNLTNKKVILYAGRLSPNKGIDVLVRAIPELAKKNEDIALVIMGSKWFSDDGISDYIAYVRALAERLPIPVVLTGFVSPDKIHEWFAAADVFVCTSQWQEPLARVHYEAMAAGLPIVTTNRGGNKEVIDIHKNGLVVENPQDPGEFVQHISYLLSNTGLREEMGRYGRALAEKHYSWDRVVQDISLVWEHVERSESEEQIAAVNREEFYLESAADEFGESSFIPHLDEEMEAASETGVMSFKSACLIMLYFYLKAKRMR; encoded by the coding sequence TTGAAGATTTTAATTATATGTACTGAAAAATTACCCGTCCCGGCTATTCGTGGAGGAGCGATTCAAACCTATATTGACGGTGCAGTGTCCATTTTAAAAAGGAATCATGATATCACGATCTTAGGAAGAAGTGATGAAGCACTCCCTAATGATGAAAGGAAAGATGGGATTCGTTATGTGCGGGTAGATGGAGGTTTATTAGAACCATACCGTGAAAATGTTGCGGACTTTCTAAGGAACTCCCCTGAAACTTATGAGCTGATTCATATTTTTAACAGGCCGCGCTTAGTAGGGGCTGTACGTGAGTTAGCGCCTGATTCGAAAATTGTATTAAGCATGCACAATGATATGTTTAAGCCGGAGAAGATTGACCGCGAAGAAGGAGCAGAGGCTGTCCGGAAGGTTGATAAAATTATTACGATCAGTAATTATATTGGTGACACGATCAAAGGGTTCTTTCCAGAAGCAGCCCCTAAGCTGCAGACTATTTATTCAGGCGTAGATTTGGACCGTTTCGTTCCGGTTTATTCAAGCCAGGCAAGAGAAATGAGAAACAGATTGCGGACAGAGCACAATTTAACAAATAAAAAAGTGATCCTGTACGCAGGCAGGCTTTCACCTAATAAAGGAATCGATGTCCTCGTCCGTGCCATCCCTGAATTGGCGAAGAAGAATGAAGATATCGCACTCGTAATTATGGGGAGTAAATGGTTTAGCGATGATGGGATTTCCGATTATATCGCGTACGTACGGGCGCTCGCTGAAAGGCTGCCAATCCCTGTAGTCCTCACAGGCTTTGTGTCACCCGATAAAATTCACGAATGGTTTGCCGCGGCTGATGTTTTTGTATGTACGTCCCAGTGGCAGGAGCCTCTGGCACGTGTGCATTACGAAGCTATGGCTGCTGGTCTGCCTATCGTTACTACGAATCGTGGAGGAAATAAGGAAGTCATTGACATTCATAAAAATGGTCTCGTCGTTGAAAATCCTCAGGATCCGGGAGAGTTTGTCCAGCATATTTCCTATCTTCTCTCCAACACTGGATTAAGGGAAGAGATGGGAAGATACGGGCGGGCGCTCGCTGAAAAACATTATTCCTGGGATCGGGTCGTTCAGGATATTTCACTAGTTTGGGAGCATGTAGAGCGTTCAGAAAGTGAGGAACAAATCGCGGCTGTAAATAGAGAGGAATTCTATTTAGAGTCAGCAGCTGATGAATTCGGTGAATCTTCATTTATTCCGCACTTGGATGAAGAAATGGAGGCAGCATCAGAGACAGGCGTCATGAGCTTTAAGTCCGCCTGTTTAATAATGTTGTATTTCTATTTAAAAGCGAAACGGATGAGGTAG
- a CDS encoding CotS family spore coat protein, with protein sequence MSDQIIKPWLDENPLEEMYVPQYIVDMAYEVAEFYDFTVYGMTVMATKDEKGGAIWKLDTDKGTYSLKLLHRTPIHSKFSLGAQEYLVQEQKARVPAIIPTKNGEKYVLKGGKLWFVADWIDTLYQLPQDLEGTKQLCYALGEFHRLSKGYIPPADAQVVSRLNRWPRTYQRVEKKMNWFRDIANAYIEMPASATILSVIDMFQEQARKAIERLENSSYDNIIARGTEEVGLVHQDYGWSNAQMADDGVWIIDLDGVSYDITIRDLRKMIIDRMHALGQWDIHWAREMIQAYHEANPISDEVYEMLLIDLSLPNLFYKNIKYMVYSPTTFLNEELEQEVQSIIKLEESKWSVLEELANDRKGGS encoded by the coding sequence ATGTCAGATCAAATCATAAAACCGTGGTTAGACGAGAATCCCTTAGAAGAAATGTACGTTCCTCAATATATCGTAGACATGGCTTATGAAGTGGCTGAATTCTACGATTTTACTGTTTACGGAATGACAGTTATGGCAACGAAAGATGAAAAAGGAGGAGCTATCTGGAAGTTAGACACAGATAAAGGCACATACAGCCTGAAGCTTCTGCATCGCACTCCGATCCACAGTAAGTTCAGCCTGGGCGCCCAGGAATATTTAGTTCAAGAGCAGAAAGCCAGGGTTCCTGCCATTATTCCAACGAAAAATGGAGAGAAGTATGTACTAAAGGGAGGGAAGTTATGGTTTGTGGCAGATTGGATCGATACTTTGTATCAGCTTCCTCAAGATCTGGAAGGTACAAAGCAGCTTTGTTATGCGCTGGGAGAGTTTCACAGACTATCTAAAGGCTATATCCCGCCCGCGGATGCACAAGTCGTTTCTCGTTTGAACCGATGGCCAAGAACGTATCAGCGAGTGGAGAAGAAAATGAACTGGTTTAGAGATATAGCGAACGCCTATATCGAAATGCCGGCAAGTGCAACGATTCTTTCTGTCATTGATATGTTTCAAGAACAAGCAAGGAAGGCGATCGAACGACTTGAGAATTCATCTTATGATAATATCATAGCTCGCGGTACAGAAGAGGTAGGGCTCGTTCACCAAGATTACGGCTGGTCAAACGCTCAAATGGCTGACGATGGTGTCTGGATCATTGATTTAGACGGAGTGTCTTATGATATTACAATTCGGGATTTAAGAAAGATGATTATAGACAGGATGCACGCTCTTGGGCAATGGGATATTCACTGGGCCCGGGAGATGATTCAGGCTTATCATGAAGCAAACCCAATTTCTGATGAAGTCTATGAGATGCTGCTGATCGACTTATCGCTGCCCAACTTATTTTATAAGAATATTAAATATATGGTGTATTCACCGACGACTTTTTTAAACGAAGAGCTTGAGCAAGAAGTCCAATCCATTATAAAACTAGAAGAATCTAAATGGTCAGTCCTCGAAGAACTGGCTAACGACAGGAAAGGAGGTTCATAA